Part of the Candidatus Saccharimonadia bacterium genome, TTGATAACAAGTTCGAATTTAACGGGTTGCTCGATAGGCAAATCGGCGGGTTTCGCTCCGTTTAAAACCTTTTGCACATAGCCCGCCAAGCGTTTGGCCTCGAAAATCCGACTCGGTCCGTAGGACAACAAAGCGCCGCTGGCTACGAATTCGCGCCACGAAGCAATCACGGGGAGCCGATGCTCCTGGCCATATTG contains:
- a CDS encoding ABC transporter substrate binding protein, producing the protein QYGQEHRLPVIASWREFVASGALLSYGPSRIFEAKRLAGYVQKVLNGAKPADLPIEQPVKFELVINLKTAKTLGLTVPPFLLGRADEVIE